In Phoenix dactylifera cultivar Barhee BC4 chromosome 11, palm_55x_up_171113_PBpolish2nd_filt_p, whole genome shotgun sequence, the following are encoded in one genomic region:
- the LOC103708347 gene encoding COP1-interactive protein 1, which translates to MKNKHRFEKFLTSIFGTHVDPENSEMLENKKDIEKNVEKILKLISEEESDASANSFDKSELASFIKDFHNGYQALYERYDHLIGKLKKKVHHKRGDNGSFSFTFGSSESDSSDSGSEIFSHKERSSKIQEGEVEVQISLEDYQTLQEQLEVAKRRNNELQTEAATLFAKLSEFERLPANLAEKEAVIEKLENNLQTMAESVKLLQAENGDLKQRLEIFSQKEVDMNQRIRSFNEQNENLISENAKAFSRLHDAEKTIEEYRLEIEQMKVEISKLVSQNRELKQEMEDEAHLVDDLNQQLSNTNKEKEALSSESLVLLSKVQEAEKALADLRDEADQNLKLTTDRLSSENEHLLSENENLKLKLEDSQRKGDEQNQRLTASEVEKGALESQILRSSSQIQEAENTIKILTADSELLKDEQAKLLNIVDDLNQQLKTKKEELYALQLEHKEAVEKTQQAQDKEEMLLVEIEKMKKDSSQLLLDYDDLKQELKARNQEASELKQRLEATNDEKNLLTTENLALSSKIEQAEIDLNNFKAQIEQLEYDKSQLQVKLCDLGVELEGAHLQLTDLNKELGVAAEEINKLTLENSRSMSELRQADANSREIENELKHLKEENFILQENMSKLEEAEKIIDNLKAEAEQLRCGKSQLQIESKELENELKQLKEENLILQEHVSKLEEAEKIIDDLKAEAEQLRCGKSQLQIESKELENELKQLKEENLILQEHVSKLEVAEKIIDDLKAEAEQLRCGKSQLQIEMDDLNLKLEATNLQLTDLNKEIGAAVEEKNALASNLEQAEANVKKLEIELQQLREKNSMLQQSNENLCNQNTDLERRLEETRAEVLAIREKLEEVMKEASIHANELQTELDLLHIQQNRGEEHMRIIRDGCSENQILMNNLEDKLTSKISNQETMLEELSSSFLELLNVCKQFKDQYQELHARLHGAETVIKEQNKEIRNLVGSHNELLEKLSLSESGKADADKEIAILQGQVQTLEVQLRLSNQKLKITETENKEREEKHKKMMEVLQERCTELEEQKQTSSKKLDFLENKLVRVKVEVNSGILALDTKLDELQSLFEQKHCQILSRLSICTEELKTLKNKLEERLCEKEILIREKHELTVRLKYKDGMILMLKDEAGSLEAKLAEKEKDLEKLMRNMDESEKKMVDLEKRVKEKEEEVLGKNDEKREAIRQLCLLIEYHREKCDYLFRYLSAMLKRSGRSL; encoded by the exons ATGAAGAATAAACACAGATTTGAGAAATTCTTAACTTCCATTTTTGGGACCCACGTTGATCCCGAGAACTCAGAAATGTTGGAGAACAAGAAAG aTATTGAGAAGAATGTGGAGAAAATACTGAAGCTGATAAGTGAGGAGGAGAGTGATGCATCTGCAAATTCATTTGACAAGTCTGAACTAGCTTCTTTTATTAAGGATTTTCACAATGGCTACCAAGCTCTCTATGAACGTTATGATCATTTGATTGGGAAGTTAAAGAAGAAAGTTCACCACAAAAGAGGAGACAATGGAAGCTTTTCATTTACCTTCGGTTCCTCTGAATCAGACTCATCAGATTCGGGATCTGAAATATTTTCTCATAAGGAGAGATCAAGCAAGATTCAAGAAGGGGAAGTGGAAGTGCAGATCTCGTTAGAAGATTACCAAACTTTGCAGGAACAGTTGGAGGTTGCAAAAAGGAGAAATAATGAGCTGCAGACTGAAGCTGCCACACTGTTTGCAAAGCTTTCTGAGTTTGAAAGACTCCCAGCTAATTTGGCAGAAAAGGAAGCAGTAATTGAGAAATTAGAGAACAATCTCCAAACAATGGCGGAGAGTGTCAAGCTCTTGCAAGCTGAGAATGGAGATCTTAAGCAAAGATTAGAAATTTTCTCTCAAAAAGAAGTTGACATGAATCAAAGGATAAGAAGTTTTAATGAACAAAATGAAAATCTGATATCAGAAAATGCAAAAGCTTTCAGCAGGCTACATGATGCAGAAAAAACCATAGAAGAATATAGACTTGAAATTGAACAGATGAAAGTTGAGATATCAAAATTGGTATCTCAGAACAGGGAATTGAAGCAAGAAATGGAAGACGAAGCTCATCTGGTGGATGATTTGAATCAGCAATTGAGCAatacaaacaaagaaaaagaagcattAAGTTCTGAAAGCTTGGTACTTCTGAGCAAGGTACAGGAGGCAGAGAAAGCTTTGGCAGACCTCAGAGATGAAGCTGACCAAAACCTGAAATTGACTACTGATAGGCTCTCTTCTGAGAATGAGCACTTGTTGTCCGAGAATGAAAATTTGAAACTTAAGCTGGAggattctcaaagaaaaggggatgAACAGAACCAGAGATTGACAGCTAGTGAAGTAGAGAAGGGGGCTTTGGAATCACAGATTTTAAGGTCGTCATCTCAGATCCAAGAGGCTGAGAATACCATTAAAATTCTGACTGCTGACTCTGAGCTGCTGAAAGATGAGCAAGCAAAATTGCTGAATATCGTTGATGATCTGAACCAGCAATTAAAAACCAAGAAAGAGGAACTTTATGCTTTGCAATTGGAGCATAAGGAAGCTGTGGAAAAGACTCAACAAGCACAGGATAAAGAAGAAATGCTGTTGGtggaaatagagaaaatgaagaaagataGCTCCCAATTGTTGCTTGACTATGACGACCTGAAGCAGGAATTGAAAGCTAGAAACCAGGAAGCATCTGAGTTAAAACAGAGGTTGGAAGCAACAAATGATGAGAAGAATTTGTTGACCACAGAAAATCTAGCACTTTCAAGCAAAATAGAGCAGGCGGAAATCGATTTGAACAATTTCAAAGCTCAGATAGAACAACTAgaatatgataaatctcagttGCAGGTCAAACTCTGTGACCTGGGTGTTGAACTGGAAGGAGCCCATCTCCAACTGACTGATCTGAACAAAGAACTTGGAGTTGCAGCAgaagaaattaataaactgaCCCTGGAAAATTCAAGGTCTATGAGTGAGTTAAGGCAGGCAGATGCTAACAGTAGGGAAATAGAAAATGAGCTGAAACATTTGAAAGAGGAAAATTTCATACTGCAAGAGAACATGAGCaagctggaggaggctgagaagATCATAGACAATTTAAAGGCTGAAGCAGAACAGCTAAGATGTGGTAAATCTCAGTTGCAGATTGAAAGTAAGGAGCTAGAAAATGAGCTGAAACAGTTGAAAGAGGAAAATTTGATACTGCAAGAGCACGTAAGCAAGCTAGAAGAAGCTGAGAAGATCATAGACGATTTAAAGGCTGAAGCAGAACAACTAAGATGTGGTAAATCTCAGTTGCAGATTGAAAGTAAGGAGCTAGAAAATGAGCTGAAGCAGTTGAAAGAGGAAAATTTGATACTGCAAGAGCACGTAAGCAAGCTAGAAGTGGCTGAGAAGATCATAGATGATTTAAAGGCTGAAGCAGAACAACTAAGATGTGGTAAATCTCAGTTGCAAATTGAAATGGACGATCTGAATCTCAAATTGGAAGCAACAAATCTCCAATTGACTGATCTGAACAAAGAAATTGGAGCTGCAGTGGAAGAAAAAAATGCATTGGCCTCAAATTTAGAGCAGGCAGAGGCTAATGTTAAGAAACTAGAAATTGAGCTGCAACAGCTGAGAGAAAAAAATTCCATGCTGCAACAAAGTAATGAAAATCTGTGCAATCAAAACACTGATCTGGAGAGAAGGCTGGAAGAAACAAGAGCTGAAGTGTTAGCGATCCGGGAGAAGCTTGAAGAAGTAATGAAGGAAGCATCCATCCATGCAAATGAACTTCAAACAGAGCTGGATTTGCTGCACATCCAGCAAAACAGAGGGGAAGAACATATGAGAATTATTAGGGATGGATGCTCAGAAAATCAGATTTTGATGAACAACTTGGAAGACAAGCTAACTAGTAAAATTTCCAATCAGGAAACTATGCTGGAAGAGCTGAGCAGTAGCTTCCTTGAATTGCTCAATGTGTGCAAGCAATTCAAAGATCAGTATCAGGAGTTACATGCGAGGCTTCATGGTGCAGAGACTGTTATCAAAGAGCAGAACAAAGAAATAAGGAATTTGGTGGGGAGTCATAACGAACTCCTAGAAAAACTCTCACTTTCTGAATCAGGAAAGGCAGATGCTGATAAAGAGATTGCAATTTTACAAGGACAAGTTCAAACACTCGAAGTCCAGCTCCGCCTATCAAACCAGAAGCTTAAAATAACTGAAACTGAAAacaaggagagagaagaaaaacatAAGAAGATGATGGAAGTGTTGCAGGAGAGATGCACAGAACTTGAAGAACAGAAGCAGACATCTAGTAAAAAGTTGGATTTCTTGGAGAATAAGCTCGTAAGAGTGAAAGTAGAGGTCAACTCTGGGATTTTAGCTCTAGATACAAAACTTGATGAGCTACAGTCTCTCTTTGAGCAGAAACACTGTCAAATCCTAAGTAGATTATCGATTTGTACGGAAGAGCTAAAGACCCTCAAGAATAAGTTGGAGGAGCGGCTTTGTGAAAAGGAAATATTGATAAGAGAGAAACATGAGCTGACAGTGAGATTGAAATACAAGGATGGGATGATCTTGATGTTAAAAGATGAAGCAGGGAGTCTTGAAGCTAAGTTGgcggagaaagaaaaagacctGGAGAAATTGATGAGAAATATGGACGAGTCTGAGAAGAAGATGGTGGATCTGGAGAAGAGggtgaaggagaaggaagaggaggtgCTGGGTAAGAATGATGAGAAGAGGGAGGCCATAAGGCAGCTGTGCTTGTTGATCGAATACCACCGCGAGAAGTGCGACTATCTTTTTCGATACCTCTCCGCGATGCTTAAGAGAAGTGGGCGTTCATTGTGA